In the Oryza glaberrima chromosome 6, OglaRS2, whole genome shotgun sequence genome, one interval contains:
- the LOC127776353 gene encoding benzoate O-methyltransferase-like, which yields MVNVECDLHMTSGEGEGSYAKYSRRQTIVTNETKPVIEKATIEVYKALLPKTMVIADLGCSTGPNTMLFMSNVINMIAHCCSKLDGHDHVELQFFLNDLPGNNFNQLFRSLENIKNSTTTGHKGGLPPSCYISGLPKSYYSRLFPRQSVHFFHSSYSLHWLSQVPEGLEASGKSLLNQDVYISSTTSPLVVKLFQEQFQKDFSLFLQLRHEELVNGGRMVLIFLGRKDEDVYKGDLNHMYGFVTKALESLVGKVIKRKLESFNLPTYGPSVDEVKEIVTKSHMFDLDHIKLFEANWDPYDDSEGDVVLDGANSSLNISNLIRSVLESLIASHFGGNILDALFQEFRSLVAQHLKREKTKFALIVMSLKKIY from the exons ACAATTGTTACAAATGAAACTAAGCCAGTCATCGAGAAAGCTACAATAGAAGTGTACAAGGCTCTTCTCCCGAAAACCATGGTCATTGCAGACTTAGGTTGCTCTACAGGACCAAATACAATGCTCTTCATGTCCAATGTCATCAACATGATAGCACACTGCTGTAGTAAGTTGGATGGACATGATCATGTCGAACTTCAGTTCTTCCTTAACGACCTACCAGGCAATAACTTCAACCAACTCTTTCGATCACTCGAAAATATCAAAAACTCAACTACAACAGGTCACAAGGGAGGTTTACCTCCATCATGTTATATATCCGGTTTGCCAAAATCCTATTACTCTAGACTTTTCCCACGACAAAGTGTTCATTTTTTCCACTCCTCCTACAGTCTTCACTGGCTTTCCCAG GTGCCTGAGGGACTAGAGGCTAGTGGAAAATCTCTCTTGAATCAGGATGTATACATCAGCTCCACCACATCACCATTAGTGGTGAAATTATTCCAAGAACAGTTCCAGAAGGACTTTtcccttttccttcagctccGCCATGAAGAACTAGTAAATGGAGGACGCATGGTGTTAATATTTCTCGGAAGGAAGGATGAGGATGTATATAAAGGAGATCTCAACCATATGTATGGATTTGTCACAAAGGCGTTAGAATCACTTGTCGGGAAGGTGATTAAAA GAAAGTTGGAATCCTTCAACCTACCTACCTATGGGCCATCAGTTGATGAAGTGAAGGAAATTGTTACGAAAAGCCATATGTTCGACTTGGATCACATCAAACTCTTTGAGGCAAACTGGGATCCTTATGACGATTCAGAAGGTGATGTTGTTCTTGACGGTGCCAACAGCAGCCTGAATATCAGTAATCTCATTAGGTCAGTGCTGGAGTCCTTGATAGCAAGCCATTTTGGAGGAAACATACTCGATGCGTTGTTTCAAGAGTTTAGGTCCCTTGTGGCCCAGCACCTTAAGAGGGAAAAGACAAAGTTTGCACTTATCGTCATGTCCTTGAAGAAAATATACTAG